In Pseudomonas sp. MTM4, one genomic interval encodes:
- a CDS encoding TonB-dependent receptor gives MSTYRSGIRHAGFRISLLALAVSAGSAWAEEPLVMEHVEVIGQAVSIDKALKEQRSADSVKSVVHADGIGQLPDDNAAEALQRIPGLSVERDQGEGRFVSVRGIAPDLNSVTINGTLVPSPESGRRAVALDVLPSELVQSLSVVKTLTPDMDANSLGGTIEVESLSAFDHDGLFYSMSGEGSYDDNVSKTSPKFSGAFSNRFSLGDGVDNFGVAAALSWQERDFGSDNVETGGAWDFEDGARLGELEQRDYEITRERAGVGLNFDYKPDDLSSYYLRTLYSRFKDTETRNAAGVEFADAQLAGELGDAEGWRELKSREDTQTIQSYVFGGERMMGLWTLSGQAGYSEARERNPGGIAGATFVGDFSDAGFSSTRKPSLAIDSSFYDPASFELDEVEWEKSDARDREKNIRLDLARDYDIRGYASQFKVGGKLSRRDKTNDVDIWAYDDFADLTLADFQSGNVDYALGRFGPGIDAGGLEGLIGGLDASEFYDEEESRIGDFDMSEDINAAYFMNTLDLDQWRIIAGLRYEGTEFSAKGTGLRDGEFEAVSSDNRYDHWLPGLHARYQLTPDTQLRAAWTNTVVRPTFEQLAPGFVIDGEDAAFGNPDLKPLESMNYDLGIEHYMGRAGAVSAYLFYKDIDNFIYNTDLAGTGQWAGFDEALSFENGSSAKLYGIELSYSQKLDWLPAPWNGVLLGANATFSKSDADIEGQGGQRSIDLPNHSDTVGNLMVGWENDVFNMRLAANYKSEYLAEVSGVDDEAHDLYADEQLFLDFKAGYFITPNLQLTVEALNLTDESYFVYTGRRNYNAQYEEYGPTYKLGLTLTHF, from the coding sequence ATGAGCACATACCGCAGCGGCATCCGCCATGCAGGATTCCGTATCAGCCTGTTGGCCTTGGCCGTCAGCGCCGGTTCGGCCTGGGCGGAGGAGCCGCTTGTCATGGAACACGTCGAGGTGATCGGCCAAGCCGTCAGCATCGACAAGGCGCTCAAGGAGCAGCGTAGCGCCGACAGCGTCAAGAGCGTGGTACACGCCGACGGCATCGGCCAGCTGCCGGACGACAACGCCGCCGAAGCGTTGCAACGTATCCCTGGTCTGTCGGTCGAGCGCGACCAGGGCGAAGGGCGCTTCGTCAGCGTGCGCGGCATTGCACCGGACCTTAACAGCGTGACCATCAACGGCACGCTGGTCCCTTCGCCGGAAAGCGGTCGCCGCGCGGTGGCGCTGGACGTGTTGCCGTCGGAGCTGGTGCAGTCGCTGTCGGTGGTCAAAACACTCACACCTGACATGGATGCCAACTCCTTGGGCGGCACCATCGAGGTGGAAAGCCTGTCCGCCTTCGATCACGACGGCCTGTTCTATAGCATGAGCGGCGAGGGCAGCTACGACGATAACGTCAGCAAGACCAGCCCTAAGTTTTCCGGCGCCTTCAGCAACCGTTTCAGCCTGGGTGATGGCGTCGACAATTTCGGCGTCGCTGCGGCGCTGAGCTGGCAGGAGCGAGATTTCGGCTCGGACAACGTCGAAACCGGCGGCGCCTGGGATTTCGAGGATGGCGCGCGACTTGGCGAGCTGGAGCAGCGCGATTATGAAATCACCCGCGAACGTGCCGGCGTTGGCCTCAACTTCGATTACAAGCCCGACGACCTCAGCAGTTATTACCTGCGCACTCTTTATAGCCGCTTCAAGGACACCGAGACGCGCAACGCCGCAGGTGTCGAGTTTGCCGACGCGCAACTGGCAGGGGAGCTAGGCGACGCCGAAGGCTGGCGTGAGCTGAAATCGCGCGAAGATACCCAGACTATCCAGTCGTACGTGTTCGGCGGCGAGCGCATGATGGGGCTCTGGACGCTGAGCGGTCAGGCCGGCTACAGCGAGGCGCGCGAGCGCAATCCGGGCGGCATCGCCGGCGCCACCTTCGTAGGCGACTTCAGCGACGCGGGTTTCTCCAGCACGCGCAAGCCGAGCCTGGCGATCGACTCGTCGTTCTACGATCCAGCGAGTTTCGAGCTGGACGAGGTGGAGTGGGAAAAGAGCGATGCGCGTGACCGAGAAAAGAACATTCGCCTGGATCTTGCCCGTGATTACGACATTCGGGGCTACGCCTCCCAGTTCAAGGTCGGCGGTAAGCTCAGCCGGCGCGACAAGACCAACGACGTCGATATCTGGGCCTACGATGATTTCGCTGACCTGACCCTGGCTGACTTCCAGAGCGGCAACGTCGACTATGCCCTTGGCCGCTTTGGTCCGGGTATCGATGCTGGCGGGTTGGAAGGGCTGATCGGTGGCCTGGACGCCAGCGAGTTTTACGACGAAGAAGAGTCGCGCATCGGTGACTTCGACATGAGCGAGGACATCAACGCCGCCTATTTCATGAATACCCTGGACCTGGACCAATGGCGCATCATTGCCGGCCTGCGCTACGAAGGCACCGAGTTCAGCGCCAAGGGAACGGGGCTGCGCGACGGCGAGTTCGAGGCCGTCTCCAGTGATAACCGGTACGACCATTGGCTGCCGGGCCTGCATGCCCGCTATCAGCTGACCCCCGATACTCAATTGCGCGCCGCCTGGACCAATACCGTAGTGCGCCCGACCTTCGAACAACTGGCGCCGGGCTTCGTTATCGATGGTGAAGATGCCGCGTTCGGCAATCCCGACCTCAAGCCGCTGGAGTCGATGAATTACGACCTCGGCATCGAGCACTACATGGGCCGCGCGGGTGCCGTGTCGGCTTATCTGTTCTACAAGGACATCGACAACTTCATCTACAACACCGATCTGGCCGGTACGGGCCAGTGGGCCGGCTTCGACGAGGCGCTGAGCTTCGAGAACGGCAGCAGCGCCAAGCTCTACGGTATCGAGCTGTCTTATTCGCAGAAGCTCGACTGGCTGCCGGCGCCGTGGAACGGCGTGCTGCTGGGCGCCAACGCCACCTTCAGCAAGTCCGACGCCGATATCGAAGGGCAGGGCGGACAGCGCAGCATCGATCTGCCGAACCACTCCGATACGGTCGGCAACCTGATGGTCGGCTGGGAGAACGACGTCTTCAATATGCGTTTGGCGGCCAACTACAAATCCGAATACCTGGCCGAAGTCTCAGGCGTCGATGACGAGGCGCACGACCTCTACGCCGACGAGCAGCTGTTTCTCGACTTCAAGGCCGGCTACTTCATCACGCCGAACCTGCAATTGACAGTCGAGGCGCTGAACCTCACCGACGAGTCCTACTTCGTCTACACCGGGCGCCGCAATTACAACGCCCAGTACGAGGAATACGGCCCGACCTACAAGCTCGGCCTGACCCTTACCCACTTCTGA
- a CDS encoding GGDEF domain-containing protein: protein MKSFLKLHALTLLGLAFAANFGLQIYLATGQLKPWAEIDWMDVAGEGGSAVLALVWLIMLLHSRPAGRVTRLLALGLACVFLSWWMDALDEFIQLPELVTWDNWLETAPMPVGLVLLTLGIYHLNQEQRAISQQMSKREKGFREHRLFDKLTPLGAAEYLRQHVQLALAQAQAEQQPLSLVVVDLDDFNALNLRYGQAEGDAVLQAMAHLLLLNLRRQDLLCRLAGDRFVAVLPNTGEAQARSIADELRQAVVSLAHKTAQHGERVHLRASTATVMAFDEDAEQLLKRLNLNLAKTKQQLPRCA from the coding sequence ATGAAATCCTTTCTAAAGCTGCATGCCCTGACCCTGCTCGGCCTGGCATTCGCGGCCAACTTCGGCCTGCAGATCTACCTCGCCACCGGCCAGCTCAAGCCTTGGGCTGAGATCGACTGGATGGACGTGGCCGGCGAAGGCGGCTCGGCAGTATTGGCGCTGGTCTGGCTGATCATGCTGCTGCACAGTCGTCCCGCCGGCCGGGTAACGCGGCTGCTTGCGCTCGGCCTTGCCTGCGTATTCCTGTCCTGGTGGATGGATGCGTTGGATGAGTTCATCCAACTGCCGGAATTGGTGACCTGGGATAACTGGTTGGAAACCGCGCCGATGCCCGTCGGCCTGGTGTTGCTGACATTGGGCATCTATCACCTGAATCAGGAACAGCGCGCCATCAGCCAGCAGATGAGCAAGCGCGAAAAGGGATTCCGCGAGCACCGGCTGTTCGACAAACTAACTCCGCTAGGCGCCGCCGAATATCTGCGCCAGCACGTGCAACTGGCACTCGCGCAGGCCCAGGCGGAGCAGCAACCCTTGTCACTGGTGGTCGTGGATCTGGACGATTTCAACGCGCTCAACCTGCGTTACGGTCAGGCCGAGGGCGACGCCGTGCTGCAGGCGATGGCCCACCTGCTGCTGCTCAATCTTCGCCGCCAGGACCTGCTCTGCAGGTTGGCGGGGGATCGCTTCGTTGCCGTGTTGCCGAACACCGGCGAGGCCCAGGCCCGTTCAATTGCCGACGAACTGCGCCAGGCCGTAGTCAGCCTGGCGCACAAAACCGCGCAGCACGGAGAGCGGGTGCACCTGCGCGCCAGCACCGCGACGGTGATGGCCTTCGACGAGGACGCCGAGCAACTCCTCAAACGCCTCAACCTGAACCTGGCCAAGACCAAACAGCAACTGCCGCGCTGCGCCTGA
- a CDS encoding AraC family transcriptional regulator, with amino-acid sequence MPLGYECDTRFIAAHHQPAVLIDLALSRGIGSHQLLRGTGLFYEDITSGRARISPAQLLTLISNAQRLLDADDSSFLLGQRLLPGHYGETSHALNHACTLLQALEHLQQFRALLSPLLTPRLLLDDKQAHLYWVESWGTEDQQRFLVEASLTAVVAMTRRLSGERLPWRFYFSYSQPRHIEQYWVHLSENLTFDSQWTMMSLPHEYLHAPWPNASATAGQVAQQASHAQLASLGWQCSFIDQLYDYLHANIRAPLNLERVAQAFEMSPASLKRKLQKQGTHFQEQLDLVRKHVALYLYQMKGYSNEEVASYLCFNDTTNFRRSFKRWTGLAPSSLSQLLDR; translated from the coding sequence ATGCCCCTCGGTTACGAATGCGACACGCGTTTCATCGCGGCTCATCACCAACCGGCCGTATTGATCGACCTGGCGCTGTCGCGCGGGATCGGCAGCCATCAGTTGCTGCGCGGCACCGGGCTGTTCTACGAGGACATCACCAGCGGCCGAGCACGCATCAGCCCGGCGCAATTGCTCACGCTGATCAGCAATGCGCAACGCTTGCTGGACGCCGATGACAGCAGTTTTCTGCTTGGGCAACGACTGCTGCCAGGCCATTACGGCGAAACCAGCCACGCGCTGAACCACGCCTGCACGCTGCTCCAGGCACTGGAACACCTGCAGCAATTCCGCGCGTTGCTCAGCCCTCTGCTGACACCGCGGCTACTGCTCGACGACAAGCAGGCTCATCTGTACTGGGTGGAAAGTTGGGGCACGGAAGACCAGCAGCGTTTTCTGGTTGAGGCCAGCCTGACTGCGGTGGTCGCCATGACCCGGCGCCTATCGGGGGAGCGACTGCCGTGGCGCTTTTATTTCAGCTATTCGCAGCCACGCCACATCGAACAGTACTGGGTCCATCTGAGCGAGAACCTGACGTTCGACAGCCAGTGGACGATGATGAGCCTGCCTCACGAGTACCTGCACGCACCTTGGCCAAATGCCTCAGCCACCGCTGGCCAGGTTGCCCAGCAGGCCAGCCATGCACAACTGGCGAGCCTCGGTTGGCAATGTAGCTTTATCGATCAGCTGTACGACTACCTTCACGCCAACATCCGCGCACCGCTGAACCTCGAACGGGTCGCCCAGGCGTTCGAGATGAGCCCTGCCTCTTTAAAGCGCAAGCTGCAAAAACAGGGTACTCATTTTCAGGAACAGCTCGATCTGGTGCGCAAGCACGTCGCGCTCTATCTCTATCAGATGAAGGGATACAGCAATGAGGAAGTTGCGAGTTATCTGTGCTTCAACGACACCACCAACTTTCGCCGATCGTTCAAACGCTGGACCGGCCTGGCACCGAGCAGCCTGAGCCAACTCCTCGATAGGTAG
- a CDS encoding GMC oxidoreductase, producing the protein MDINRVSARDVDKAHYELVVIGSGFGSSFFLTEALKHLTGRALIIEWGDFHPWDWQIQTQSSSAIAPESTYDNRGEKPWNTTIALGGGMNCWFSQTPRLHPSDFATRSHYGVGNDWPLSYEDLEPYYCQAEQIMSIAGDEDMAKVLPRSQPFPQPPHKGSSIDMIMKQAMPDYHFIMPTGRARVASGTRGVCCANATCNRCPVNAKFTAQNGLADLFHHPKVDVCLKTEVRTLEYEGNTVKGATILSEGREFKVFGDLFVLGANAIQSPAILLRSDIVNGETGMGLHEQVGANVEVYLDGLGNFDGSTITTGLNYSLYDGEFRKDHSACLVYFENRWPYGLRPERGRWNQTLPLMLVSEDLPNVENRVLIDPKNGQAIIDYRGESDYGMKGVQYGLDSLEKLLAPLPVESINFREWRLTESHVQGTLRMGQVDDGSVVDGQMLHHRMRNLVVVGTATYPSCSPANPSLTAAALSIRAADLLYS; encoded by the coding sequence ATGGATATCAACCGGGTAAGCGCAAGGGATGTCGACAAGGCACATTATGAATTGGTCGTTATTGGATCGGGTTTTGGCTCCAGCTTCTTTCTGACCGAAGCGCTGAAGCACCTTACCGGGCGTGCGCTGATCATCGAATGGGGGGATTTCCATCCCTGGGACTGGCAGATCCAGACGCAGAGCAGTTCGGCGATCGCACCCGAGTCCACGTACGACAATCGCGGCGAGAAGCCCTGGAACACCACCATCGCGCTCGGCGGCGGCATGAATTGCTGGTTCTCGCAGACCCCACGCTTGCACCCCAGCGATTTCGCCACGCGCAGCCACTATGGCGTCGGCAATGACTGGCCGCTGAGCTACGAGGATCTTGAACCCTATTACTGTCAGGCCGAGCAGATCATGTCGATTGCCGGCGACGAGGACATGGCTAAGGTGCTGCCGCGCAGCCAGCCATTCCCGCAGCCGCCGCACAAAGGCTCGTCGATCGACATGATCATGAAGCAGGCAATGCCTGACTATCACTTCATCATGCCGACCGGCCGGGCTCGGGTGGCGTCCGGTACCCGCGGCGTCTGCTGCGCGAATGCGACCTGCAATCGATGCCCGGTCAACGCCAAATTCACGGCACAGAACGGTCTGGCTGACCTGTTCCATCATCCCAAAGTCGACGTCTGCCTGAAGACAGAGGTCCGCACGCTCGAATACGAAGGCAACACCGTCAAGGGCGCCACGATCCTTTCCGAGGGTCGCGAATTCAAAGTTTTCGGCGATCTGTTCGTGCTCGGCGCCAATGCCATCCAGAGCCCGGCGATCCTGCTGCGTTCGGATATCGTCAATGGCGAAACCGGCATGGGCCTGCATGAACAGGTGGGCGCGAACGTCGAGGTCTATCTCGACGGCCTGGGCAATTTTGATGGCAGTACCATCACCACTGGCCTGAACTATTCGCTTTACGACGGTGAGTTCCGCAAGGACCATTCGGCCTGTCTGGTCTATTTCGAAAACCGTTGGCCGTATGGCCTGCGTCCGGAGCGTGGCCGCTGGAACCAGACGCTGCCGTTGATGTTGGTCAGCGAAGACCTGCCCAACGTGGAAAACCGCGTCCTCATCGATCCGAAAAACGGGCAGGCGATCATCGATTACCGAGGCGAGTCCGACTACGGCATGAAAGGCGTCCAGTACGGTCTGGACAGTCTGGAAAAGCTGCTCGCGCCGCTGCCGGTCGAGTCGATCAATTTCCGGGAATGGCGTCTGACCGAGTCCCACGTCCAGGGCACGCTGCGCATGGGACAGGTCGATGACGGCTCGGTGGTCGACGGCCAGATGCTGCATCACCGCATGCGGAATCTCGTCGTCGTGGGCACCGCAACCTACCCGAGCTGCTCTCCGGCCAATCCGAGCCTGACCGCGGCCGCCTTGTCCATTCGTGCCGCCGATCTGCTCTATAGCTAA
- a CDS encoding Rieske 2Fe-2S domain-containing protein, producing MTQLLDIKAAASTGQYRYARGWHCLGVANDFRDGKLHTLNIFGTRLVAFANEAGTISILNAHCPHMGADLSQGELVDGQVVCPFHHWKFEASGRCAEIPYCKRIPPKAKTRSWQTCEVNHLLFVWNNPEGNPPVEDVEIPYLPEIDSDEWDNDWHLDTMLIETNPRELVDNLADAQHFGPVHGTPTTYFANVFEGHVGHQIFHGDSGRLGGDLVAESAYYGPATHFTRMKANFEGLLVESILLNCHVPVTPESFELRFGVLVKKVPGWSEEQNKELALQYVANNRTSFYQDVDIWKNKARIDHPVLAEGDGPVYQLREWYQQFFMDEADVPASRAERQEIVTVDRR from the coding sequence ATGACGCAACTGCTCGATATCAAAGCTGCCGCTTCAACCGGCCAGTATCGCTATGCCCGTGGTTGGCACTGCCTGGGTGTCGCCAACGACTTCCGTGATGGCAAGCTGCACACCCTGAACATCTTCGGTACCCGCCTGGTCGCGTTCGCCAATGAAGCGGGCACTATCAGCATTCTGAACGCGCATTGCCCGCATATGGGGGCCGACCTGTCCCAGGGTGAGCTGGTCGATGGCCAGGTGGTCTGCCCCTTCCATCATTGGAAATTCGAGGCGAGCGGCCGCTGCGCCGAGATCCCGTATTGCAAGCGTATTCCGCCGAAAGCCAAGACCCGCAGCTGGCAGACCTGCGAGGTGAACCATCTGCTATTTGTCTGGAACAACCCGGAGGGCAATCCCCCGGTAGAGGACGTCGAGATTCCTTACTTGCCCGAGATCGACAGCGACGAGTGGGACAACGACTGGCACCTGGATACCATGTTGATCGAAACCAATCCACGAGAGCTGGTGGACAACCTGGCGGACGCCCAGCATTTCGGGCCGGTGCACGGTACACCCACCACCTACTTCGCCAACGTGTTCGAAGGGCATGTCGGGCACCAGATCTTCCACGGTGATTCGGGGCGGCTGGGCGGTGATCTCGTCGCAGAGTCGGCCTATTACGGGCCTGCTACCCACTTCACCCGCATGAAGGCCAACTTCGAAGGCTTGCTGGTAGAAAGCATTCTGCTGAACTGCCACGTGCCGGTCACCCCTGAGAGTTTCGAGTTGCGCTTTGGTGTGCTGGTAAAGAAGGTGCCGGGTTGGAGCGAAGAGCAGAACAAGGAGCTTGCGCTCCAGTACGTCGCGAACAACCGCACCTCGTTCTATCAGGACGTCGACATCTGGAAGAATAAAGCGCGTATCGACCATCCTGTTCTGGCTGAGGGCGACGGTCCTGTGTACCAGCTGCGCGAGTGGTATCAGCAGTTCTTCATGGATGAGGCCGACGTGCCGGCCAGCAGGGCCGAACGGCAGGAAATCGTGACGGTCGACCGTCGCTGA
- a CDS encoding helix-turn-helix transcriptional regulator, whose translation MQAMPLSMISVNDTPAPYKEPLSLAEYDALVQIIQEGSLDSDTLTRALEALRICFRANYVTLILKVVGMDEMGLMLVAGNYKEHGRLCYQAYQEGSTPFGNQPVDTVFTELDVLSEADWKTSSYYLDLCRNYDVSHLMGADITTPDSGLVRLRVTRAHAAPEFDARDREICRLLMPHLRRSLHMHNLLNRSEMIGALYSQAITRLSVATIVLDGSGAVLQLNEVARELLERADGLKLIGGRLEATYPSDNRELHKLINEAFAAHQGQRALTRDALSISRPSGEVNLGVVAEPMPAVDWVEGKGQPAVVLYVRDAVGKSQVNNAVAKQLFNFTPAETALALELANGLSLEEAAENLNIMRNTARAHLRAIFSKTGVRRQAELVRVVLNSVVALGGNQLTPLKIPVTTLPRPFFRDVR comes from the coding sequence ATGCAAGCAATGCCGCTATCCATGATTTCCGTGAACGACACACCTGCGCCGTATAAAGAACCCCTGTCGCTCGCTGAGTACGATGCGCTCGTACAAATCATCCAGGAAGGTTCGCTGGACAGTGACACGCTCACCCGGGCGCTCGAGGCTTTGCGGATTTGTTTTCGCGCCAATTACGTCACGCTGATCCTCAAGGTGGTCGGCATGGACGAGATGGGGCTGATGCTAGTGGCCGGCAACTACAAAGAGCACGGCCGGCTCTGCTACCAGGCCTACCAGGAGGGTTCCACGCCCTTTGGCAACCAGCCCGTGGATACCGTCTTCACCGAGCTGGACGTGCTGTCGGAAGCGGACTGGAAAACCTCAAGTTATTACCTCGATCTGTGCCGCAATTACGATGTTTCCCATCTGATGGGCGCCGATATCACCACCCCGGATTCTGGGCTGGTTCGCTTGCGCGTCACCCGCGCTCACGCTGCGCCCGAGTTCGACGCGCGCGACCGTGAAATCTGCAGACTGTTGATGCCACACCTGCGTCGCAGTCTGCATATGCACAACCTGCTCAACCGCAGCGAAATGATTGGCGCGCTTTATTCACAGGCCATTACCCGTCTCTCGGTAGCCACCATCGTGCTCGACGGAAGCGGCGCGGTGCTGCAGCTCAATGAAGTTGCGCGTGAGCTGCTGGAGCGGGCCGATGGTCTGAAGCTGATAGGCGGGCGCCTGGAGGCGACCTATCCGAGCGATAACCGCGAGCTGCACAAGCTGATCAACGAAGCTTTTGCCGCTCATCAGGGCCAACGGGCACTGACACGCGATGCGCTGTCCATCTCGCGGCCCTCGGGGGAAGTCAACCTGGGCGTTGTGGCCGAACCCATGCCTGCGGTTGACTGGGTCGAGGGCAAGGGGCAGCCCGCCGTGGTGTTGTATGTGCGCGATGCGGTCGGCAAGTCCCAAGTCAACAATGCGGTAGCCAAGCAGCTGTTCAACTTCACGCCGGCGGAAACCGCTCTGGCACTGGAGTTGGCCAACGGCTTGTCGCTCGAGGAGGCGGCGGAGAACCTCAATATCATGCGCAACACCGCTCGCGCCCATCTGCGCGCGATCTTCTCCAAGACCGGCGTGCGCCGTCAGGCGGAGCTGGTGCGGGTCGTGCTCAACAGCGTAGTCGCCCTCGGTGGCAACCAGCTGACGCCGCTGAAAATACCTGTCACGACCTTGCCACGTCCGTTTTTCCGGGACGTGCGCTGA